The following are encoded in a window of Bos indicus isolate NIAB-ARS_2022 breed Sahiwal x Tharparkar chromosome 7, NIAB-ARS_B.indTharparkar_mat_pri_1.0, whole genome shotgun sequence genomic DNA:
- the KANK2 gene encoding KN motif and ankyrin repeat domain-containing protein 2 isoform X1: MAQVLHVSAPFPGTPGPASPPAFPSKEPDVPYSVETPYGYRLDLDFLKYVDDIEKGHTLRRVAVQRRPRLGSLPRGPGSWWTSTESLCSNASGDSRHSAYSYCGRGFYPQYGALETRGGFNPRVERTLLDARRRLEDQAAAPAGLGSLTPSAAGSTSSLVGVGLPPPTPRGSGLSTPVPPSAGHLAHVREQMAGALRKLRQLEEQVKLIPVLQVKLSVLQEEKRQLTVQLKSQKFLGHPAGARGRGELCLDLPEAPEDPVTLETRSVGTWVRERDLGMPDGEAALAAKVAVLETQLKKALQELQAAQARQADLPPQAWPPPDSPVRVDTVRVVQGPREVEVAASTAAGAPAQRAQSLEPYGAGLRALATSNGAESPPVFRSHEVMETVFPAPTASTSNVHQVKKISITERSCDGAAGHPQAPAESSLSPPESEGATQAQPEKNTGQVPAHDDTTIKEPIRQAACHESEFEEAGGAGGAQAGLRSIMKQKEEPTDPEAHRRSLQFVGVNGSISPRYESSSEDSSTAENFSDNESTENEAPEPEERVPSVAEAPQLRPKETAKAKTSREESQLPQESLHTPTAEGASGSSAKDEIRMELSPDLISACLALEKYLENPKALTERELKVAYTTVLQEWLRLACRSDAHPELVRRHLVTFRAMSARLLDYVVNIADSNGNTALHYSVSHANFPVVQQLLDSGVCQVDKQNRAGYSPIMLTALATLKTQDDIQTILQLFRLGDVNAKASQAGQTALMLAVSHGRVDVVKALLACEADVNVQDDDGSTALMCACEHGHKEITALLLAVPSCDISITDRDGSTALMVALDAGHSEIASMLYSRMNIKCSFAPMSDDESPASSSAEE; encoded by the exons ATGGCCCAGGTCCTGCACGTGTCAGCCCCCTTCCCAG GGACCCCCGGCCCAGCCTCCCCGCCTGCCTTCCCCTCTAAAGAGCCTGATGTCCCCTACTCGGTGGAGACGCCCTACGGCTACCGCCTAGACCTGGACTTTCTCAAGTACGTGGACGACATCGAGAAGGGCCACACGCTGCGGCGGGTGGCCGTGCAGCGCCGGCCCCGCCTGGGCTCCCTGCCCCGTGGGCCCGGCTCCTGGTGGACGTCCACTGAGTCTCTGTGCTCCAATGCCAGCGGGGACAGCCGCCACTCGGCCTACTCCTACTGCGGCCGTGGCTTCTACCCGCAGTACGGCGCCCTGGAGACACGCGGTGGCTTCAACCCGCGGGTGGAGCGCACGCTGCTGGACGCCCGTCGCCGCCTGGAGGACCAGGCAGCCGCCCCTGCCGGTCTGGGCTCCCTGACCCCCAGCGCGGCCGGCTCGACGAGCTCACTGGTGGGCGTGGGGCTGCCACCCCCGACACCACGGGGATCGGGACTGTCCACGCCGGTGCCGCCCAGCGCCGGACACCTGGCCCATGTGCGGGAGCAGATGGCGGGTGCCTTGCGGAAGCTGCGGCAGCTGGAAGAGCAGGTGAAACTGATCCCCGTGCTCCAGGTGAAGCTGTCGGTGCTGCAGGAGGAGAAGCGACAACTCACAGTGCAGCTCAAGAGCCAAAAGTTCTTGGGCCACCCTGCAGGAGCCCGGGGCCGTGGCGAGCTCTGCCTGGACCTCCCTGAGGCCCCCGAGGACCCAGTGACGCTCGAGACCCGGAGCGTGGGCACCTGGGTCCGGGAGCGGGACTTGGGCATGCCCGACGGGGAGGCAGCCCTGGCCGCTAAGGTGGCTGTGCTGGAGACCCAGCTCAAGAAAGCACTCCAGGAGCTACAGGCAGCTCAAGCCCGGCAGGCCGACCTCCCGCCCCAGGCCTGGCCACCGCCAGACAGCCCAGTCCGTGTGGACACTGTCCGGGTGGTGCAGGGGCCAAGGGAGGTGGAGGTGGCGGCCAGCACAGCGGCAGGGGCCCCTGCTCAGCGGGCCCAGAGTCTAGAGCCCTACGGGGCAGGGCTGCGGGCCCTGGCGACGTCCAACGGGGCTGAGAGCCCCCCTGTGTTCCGCAGCCATGAGGTGATGGAGACAGTGTTCCCAGCCCCCACCGCATCCACCAGCAACGTCCACCAGGTGAAGAAGATCAGTATTACAGAGCGCAGCTGTGATGGAGCAGCAG GTCACCCACAGGCTCCTGCAGAATCGTCCTTATCACCCCCGGAGTCTGAGGGGGCCACCCAGGCGCAGCCAGAGAAGAACACAGGCCAGGTACCTGCCCATGATGACACCACCATCAAGGAGCCCATCAGGCAAGCAGCCTGTCATGAATCGGAGTTTGAGGAGGCTGGGGGTGCAG GAGGGGCCCAGGCAGGCCTGCGGTCCATCATGAAGCAGAAAGAGGAGCCCACAGACCCAGAGGCCCACCGGAGGAGCCTCCAGTTCGTGGGGGTCAACGGCAG CATCTCCCCCAGGTATGAGTCCTCCTCGGAGGACTCCAGTACCGCAGAGAACTTCTCGGACAATGAGAGCACAGAGAACGAGGCCCCAGAGCCAGAGGAGAGGGTTCCAAGTGTGGCCGAAGCCCCCCAGCTCAGGCCCAAGGAGACGGCGAAGGCCAAGACGAGCCGGGAGGAGTCTCAACTGCCCCAGGAGTCTCTGCACACGCCCACAGCTGAGGGGGCATCAGGATCAAGTGCAAAAGACGAGATCCG GATGGAGCTGAGTCCTGACCTCATCTCAGCCTGCCTGGCCCTGGAGAagtacctggagaaccccaaagCCCTCACCGAGCGGGAGCTG AAAGTGGCCTACACCACGGTGCTGCAGGAGTGGCTGCGCCTGGCCTGCCGCAGTGACGCCCACCCGGAGCTCGTGCGGCGCCACCTGGTCACCTTCCGGGCCATGTCTGCGCGGTTGCTGGACTACGTGGTCAACATCGCTGACAGCAATGGCAACACAGCGCTGCACTACTCCGTGTCCCACGCCAACTTCCCTGTGGTGCAGCAGCTGCTGGACAGTG GTGTCTGCCAGGTGGACAAGCAGAACCGCGCCGGCTACAGCCCCATCATGCTCACCGCCCTGGCCACCCTGAAGACCCAAGATGATATCCAGACCATCCTACAGCTTTTCCGGCTTGGAGACGTCAATGCCAAAGCCAGCCAG GCGGGGCAGACAGCCCTAATGCTGGCGGTCAGCCACGGGCGGGTGGATGTAGTCAAAGCCCTGCTTGCCTGCGAGGCAGACGTCAACGTCCAAGATGACGACGGCTCCACGGCCCTCATGTGTGCCTGCGAGCACGGCCACAAGGAGATCACTGCGCTGCTGCTGGCCGTGCCCAGCTGTGACATTTCCATCACCGACCGT GACGGGAGCACAGCTCTGATGGTGGCCTTGGATGCGGGACACAGTGAAATTGCGTCCATGCTGTATTCCCGCATGAACATCAAGTGCTCG TTTGCCCCGATGTCAGATGACGAGAGTCCTGCGTCATCCTCTGCAGAGGAGTAG
- the KANK2 gene encoding KN motif and ankyrin repeat domain-containing protein 2 isoform X2, with the protein MAQVLHVSAPFPGTPGPASPPAFPSKEPDVPYSVETPYGYRLDLDFLKYVDDIEKGHTLRRVAVQRRPRLGSLPRGPGSWWTSTESLCSNASGDSRHSAYSYCGRGFYPQYGALETRGGFNPRVERTLLDARRRLEDQAAAPAGLGSLTPSAAGSTSSLVGVGLPPPTPRGSGLSTPVPPSAGHLAHVREQMAGALRKLRQLEEQVKLIPVLQVKLSVLQEEKRQLTVQLKSQKFLGHPAGARGRGELCLDLPEAPEDPVTLETRSVGTWVRERDLGMPDGEAALAAKVAVLETQLKKALQELQAAQARQADLPPQAWPPPDSPVRVDTVRVVQGPREVEVAASTAAGAPAQRAQSLEPYGAGLRALATSNGAESPPVFRSHEVMETVFPAPTASTSNVHQVKKISITERSCDGAAGHPQAPAESSLSPPESEGATQAQPEKNTGQVPAHDDTTIKEPIRQAACHESEFEEAGGAGGAQAGLRSIMKQKEEPTDPEAHRRSLQFVGVNGRYESSSEDSSTAENFSDNESTENEAPEPEERVPSVAEAPQLRPKETAKAKTSREESQLPQESLHTPTAEGASGSSAKDEIRMELSPDLISACLALEKYLENPKALTERELKVAYTTVLQEWLRLACRSDAHPELVRRHLVTFRAMSARLLDYVVNIADSNGNTALHYSVSHANFPVVQQLLDSGVCQVDKQNRAGYSPIMLTALATLKTQDDIQTILQLFRLGDVNAKASQAGQTALMLAVSHGRVDVVKALLACEADVNVQDDDGSTALMCACEHGHKEITALLLAVPSCDISITDRDGSTALMVALDAGHSEIASMLYSRMNIKCSFAPMSDDESPASSSAEE; encoded by the exons ATGGCCCAGGTCCTGCACGTGTCAGCCCCCTTCCCAG GGACCCCCGGCCCAGCCTCCCCGCCTGCCTTCCCCTCTAAAGAGCCTGATGTCCCCTACTCGGTGGAGACGCCCTACGGCTACCGCCTAGACCTGGACTTTCTCAAGTACGTGGACGACATCGAGAAGGGCCACACGCTGCGGCGGGTGGCCGTGCAGCGCCGGCCCCGCCTGGGCTCCCTGCCCCGTGGGCCCGGCTCCTGGTGGACGTCCACTGAGTCTCTGTGCTCCAATGCCAGCGGGGACAGCCGCCACTCGGCCTACTCCTACTGCGGCCGTGGCTTCTACCCGCAGTACGGCGCCCTGGAGACACGCGGTGGCTTCAACCCGCGGGTGGAGCGCACGCTGCTGGACGCCCGTCGCCGCCTGGAGGACCAGGCAGCCGCCCCTGCCGGTCTGGGCTCCCTGACCCCCAGCGCGGCCGGCTCGACGAGCTCACTGGTGGGCGTGGGGCTGCCACCCCCGACACCACGGGGATCGGGACTGTCCACGCCGGTGCCGCCCAGCGCCGGACACCTGGCCCATGTGCGGGAGCAGATGGCGGGTGCCTTGCGGAAGCTGCGGCAGCTGGAAGAGCAGGTGAAACTGATCCCCGTGCTCCAGGTGAAGCTGTCGGTGCTGCAGGAGGAGAAGCGACAACTCACAGTGCAGCTCAAGAGCCAAAAGTTCTTGGGCCACCCTGCAGGAGCCCGGGGCCGTGGCGAGCTCTGCCTGGACCTCCCTGAGGCCCCCGAGGACCCAGTGACGCTCGAGACCCGGAGCGTGGGCACCTGGGTCCGGGAGCGGGACTTGGGCATGCCCGACGGGGAGGCAGCCCTGGCCGCTAAGGTGGCTGTGCTGGAGACCCAGCTCAAGAAAGCACTCCAGGAGCTACAGGCAGCTCAAGCCCGGCAGGCCGACCTCCCGCCCCAGGCCTGGCCACCGCCAGACAGCCCAGTCCGTGTGGACACTGTCCGGGTGGTGCAGGGGCCAAGGGAGGTGGAGGTGGCGGCCAGCACAGCGGCAGGGGCCCCTGCTCAGCGGGCCCAGAGTCTAGAGCCCTACGGGGCAGGGCTGCGGGCCCTGGCGACGTCCAACGGGGCTGAGAGCCCCCCTGTGTTCCGCAGCCATGAGGTGATGGAGACAGTGTTCCCAGCCCCCACCGCATCCACCAGCAACGTCCACCAGGTGAAGAAGATCAGTATTACAGAGCGCAGCTGTGATGGAGCAGCAG GTCACCCACAGGCTCCTGCAGAATCGTCCTTATCACCCCCGGAGTCTGAGGGGGCCACCCAGGCGCAGCCAGAGAAGAACACAGGCCAGGTACCTGCCCATGATGACACCACCATCAAGGAGCCCATCAGGCAAGCAGCCTGTCATGAATCGGAGTTTGAGGAGGCTGGGGGTGCAG GAGGGGCCCAGGCAGGCCTGCGGTCCATCATGAAGCAGAAAGAGGAGCCCACAGACCCAGAGGCCCACCGGAGGAGCCTCCAGTTCGTGGGGGTCAACGGCAG GTATGAGTCCTCCTCGGAGGACTCCAGTACCGCAGAGAACTTCTCGGACAATGAGAGCACAGAGAACGAGGCCCCAGAGCCAGAGGAGAGGGTTCCAAGTGTGGCCGAAGCCCCCCAGCTCAGGCCCAAGGAGACGGCGAAGGCCAAGACGAGCCGGGAGGAGTCTCAACTGCCCCAGGAGTCTCTGCACACGCCCACAGCTGAGGGGGCATCAGGATCAAGTGCAAAAGACGAGATCCG GATGGAGCTGAGTCCTGACCTCATCTCAGCCTGCCTGGCCCTGGAGAagtacctggagaaccccaaagCCCTCACCGAGCGGGAGCTG AAAGTGGCCTACACCACGGTGCTGCAGGAGTGGCTGCGCCTGGCCTGCCGCAGTGACGCCCACCCGGAGCTCGTGCGGCGCCACCTGGTCACCTTCCGGGCCATGTCTGCGCGGTTGCTGGACTACGTGGTCAACATCGCTGACAGCAATGGCAACACAGCGCTGCACTACTCCGTGTCCCACGCCAACTTCCCTGTGGTGCAGCAGCTGCTGGACAGTG GTGTCTGCCAGGTGGACAAGCAGAACCGCGCCGGCTACAGCCCCATCATGCTCACCGCCCTGGCCACCCTGAAGACCCAAGATGATATCCAGACCATCCTACAGCTTTTCCGGCTTGGAGACGTCAATGCCAAAGCCAGCCAG GCGGGGCAGACAGCCCTAATGCTGGCGGTCAGCCACGGGCGGGTGGATGTAGTCAAAGCCCTGCTTGCCTGCGAGGCAGACGTCAACGTCCAAGATGACGACGGCTCCACGGCCCTCATGTGTGCCTGCGAGCACGGCCACAAGGAGATCACTGCGCTGCTGCTGGCCGTGCCCAGCTGTGACATTTCCATCACCGACCGT GACGGGAGCACAGCTCTGATGGTGGCCTTGGATGCGGGACACAGTGAAATTGCGTCCATGCTGTATTCCCGCATGAACATCAAGTGCTCG TTTGCCCCGATGTCAGATGACGAGAGTCCTGCGTCATCCTCTGCAGAGGAGTAG